CAAGGATGCAGAGAGCAGAGTGACCATTAGGTTTGATGACATGGACGGGGTTGGTGATCTTGATAAGATGTCAGTTCAGTGCAGTGGTGGGGACGGAAGCCCtgctggagtggaggggagagagaaTTTGGGGGAAGACAGAAGGAAAGGGAATTCAggcaattttgtgtgtgtgtgtgtaactgacacaaaggccaggtgcgatggctcacgcgtgtaatcccagcactttgggaggccaaagtgggtggatcacttgaggtcaggaattcgagaccagcctggccaatatggtgaaaccccgtctatactaaaaatacagaaattagccaggtgtggtggttgcatgcctgtaatcccagctacttgagaggctgaagcaggagaatcgcttgagcctgggaggcagaggttgcagtgagccaagatcacaccactgcactctagcctgggtgacagagcaacactctgtctcaaaaaagaaaaaaagtaaaaaaaaaaaaaaaagaccctgaaaGGAAATAGGGAGACATGCAGATAGGGAGATGGGAGGCAGAAAAATGCATCCTGCAATTAGCTGTCATAGCAGGCAGGGGCAAGAGAGATGGGGAAGCCCAGGGCCAGGAGGGGAAGATGAATTCAGGGGACAGGGAAGAGAGGATGCTGTCAGCTAGGCTCTGGCAGATCCCCTAGCGAGGGATGCCCTGCCCAGCTCCTGTCTCTTGCTGCTGTCAGCGCCAGGCACACTCTGGGATTCCCCCTGTAGATCCTGTCAAGACCTATTGAGGTGAAGGGGAAGAACAGGTTTTCAtcattcattttcagaaataaacattCATTCAGTTCTTGGAAAtactttctggccaggcatggtggctcatgcctgtaatcccagcactttgggaggccaagacaggaggattgcttgaggcttggcgtttgagaccagcctgggcaatacagtgagaccccgtctctacaaaaataaaaaattagctgtggcgtggtggctcacgcctgtagtcctagatactcaggaggctgaggcgggaggattgcttgagtccaggagtttaaggttgcagtgagctatgattgcaccattgcacttcaggctgggccacagagcaagaccctgtctcagaaaaaaaaaaaaaaaagaaagaaagtcaaagaAATAAAGTCAAAGATAAGAAGGTGatacagagaagacagaaaaggaggaggagagaggctgACAGGTACACAAATCAGAGAAGTCCCAGAGATAGGGAGATATAAGCCAGAGAAAGACTCAGAGATTCGCACAAAAAGCAACGTGGAGACTCAGAAGCAAGCACAGCATCAAGGAatgatcaataaaaagaaaaaagaaaaaaatatttcctgaggACTTCCAAGTACCAGGCCCTGTGATCTCAGGCCACTTCTGTCCCATCTCTGCCCTTGGACAGGGGGACAGGTAGTCCAGACAATTAGAATACAGAGGGGACTGTGTTCTGACGGGGCCACGCGGGCATTGAGGAAACGCAGCAGGGCCCTCCCCAGGCTGGGGCGGGGATGTCTGTGTGTCATCTCACTCCATCTGGTCATTCCTTtgctcattcatccatccattcattcaagtCACCCCATGCACATTTTCCAAGACTGCCTGTGACCTGGCCCTGTGCCGGGTAGAGCTGAGGATGCCAAGGTGAATTCCTCCTGTGCCTGGCCCCGGCCCCAGTCTGCTGGAAGAACCAGACACAGACAATCACATTGCGGGGAAGCACGTGCTCCATCGGAAAAGTCCAGAGCAGGGGGTGGGCAGAGGCCCAGTGTGCACCAGAGCCTTGCCCAGGTCAGCACCAGGCCTGCCTGGAGCAGCCAACTGTGGGAGAAGAAGGAGTTGGTGAAAGGTGGGTCCCACCTGGGCCGTCCACAGAAGGGCTGAGGGGTAGGGGGTGAGGGGTTGAAGATCAGGCCCTGCCGCCATGCCACACGGCTGTCCTCTGTCCCTGCCCCTGGGGGAGCTGAAACTGCATGGAAGGTCCCCCAGGGGTGCCCTGTCTAATAAACTCTGTGAAGAGGAGTGCTGCTGTCATTCTGTGCCCCTGGCAGCCGGCCCTGCCCTGAGGCCTGCGCTTTCTCCAACATGGCGATCAGTCCTTCCATCCTTGAAGACCCAGGGTTCTGGCCCCAGTCTCCTCCCCAGGCCCAGGAGTCTGGGTCTGCCAACCCCTTGACCAGGAGTCCAGGCTGCCcggccctcctcctccctcagacccaggagtccaggccctctgccccctcctccctcagacccaggagtccaggccctcagcctctcctccctcagacccaggagtccaggcccccggctcctcctccctcagacccaggagtccaggcccagcccctcctccctcagacccaggagtccagagcccagcctctcctccctcagacccaggagtccaggcccagcccctcctccctcagacccaggagtccaggcccagcccctcctccctcagacccaggagtccaggcccagcccctcctccctcagacccaggagtccaggcccagcctctcctccctcagactcaggagcccaggcccagcccctcctccctcagacccaggagtccaggccctctgccccctcctccctcagacccaggagtccaggccctcagcctctcctccctcagacccaggagtccaggccctctgccccctcctccctcagacccaggagtccaggccctcagcctctcctccctcagacccaggagtccaggccctctgccccctcctccctcagactcaggagcccaggcccccagccccctcctccctcagacccaggagtccaggccctctgccccctcctccctcagactcaggagcccaggcccccagccccctcctccctcagactcaggagcccaggtTCCTCTCGTCTCAGATCCAAGATTCTGGGTACCCAGGCCCTCTTTCTCTACCACTCAGAAGTGGGGTACCGAGGCTTCTTCTCCCTCAGGGACCcaagactcctggcctcagcccctcctccctgAGACCCAGGGCCCTGCCTCCCGTCCCTCCTCCCTGGTAACCCCAGTCAGGCTTGCTGCCCCGCCCGTCTCCTGCTGCCCGGGAGACTGGGGAGCTGGGACTCTCGGCGCCGCTCTTGCCCCTTAGTGAAATGAAAGTCCCATCAGGCTCGGCCCCTTCCTCCCCGGGCGgcctccctccccccttcctcgTCCCCTTAAAATACCCGGGATCCCTATGGCAACAGGCGCCGGGCGACAGGTGCGGGTGTTATTTACGGGTCAAGCCCGAAATAGCCccgagggtggagggtggagggtggagagtggggggTGGGCGGGTGGGGACGAGGCCGGGCGCGGGCGGAGGCCAGGCCGGTGGCGGTGGCGGGCACAGCCGGACGCTTCGGAGGCAGCGCGGAGCTGGGGTCGGCGCGGGGCGGAGGCAGGAGAGCGAGAGGGGCCCCTGCTCGGGAGTCGGGGGTGGGAGCCCCGAGGGGGGGCCCTGGCCTGGAGCTGAGCCTGGCGCGGACCCGACCGGGAAGGCCCTGGGAGCCGGGGGGAGGGAGGCGGACTGATCCCGAAGGGGCGCAGCGTCTCTTTCGGGTCGTGGTTGGCCTTTGAACCCTAGGGGGACTCAGTCCCGGTTTTCTGAGCCGCAGTGCGGACCACAGCCCCATAGTGTGAGCCCCGGGAGGGCCCCCCGGTCCCATCTGCCCCAGCCCTTGGGGAGGCCCGGCAGCCTCCGTCTCTGGACTCCACTCTGTCTTCCAGCCACCGGCTCCTTTCCCAGGCTCAGTAGAGACCTCGGATCTTTTCTGAATGGCAGGGGAGACCCCTATCCCCTTTTCCTGAATTCCAGCGAGGCCCAGTACTCTTCTGAGCCCCAGCCAGGGCTCTGTTCTTCTCCTTCTGTGGATGCCGGGGTCCTACCGCCTCTCTTGAGACCTGGATTGAATTCTGACCTCCCCTTGGGAGCTTCCCGGGACCCCAGGTCTTCCTTTTCCGAATCCCAGAGGGTCCCCAAGTCCTCTCTTCTCAAACTCTGAGCCCAAGGGAACCCCGGCCACATCTCCTCCAAACACACAGAGGACCTCAGGTCCCTTCCTGGGTACCCCAAACTCTTAGCCCTAGTGGGGTGCTCAGATCTCTCAGGAAAACCAGTTTCCCTTTTGTCAACCCCCCAGCGGGGACCCCAAAGCAGCCCCTTGGAGCTGCAGGGAGCTTCAGCGGGCACCAGTTCTCATTCCTCTGGAGCTCTTGGGGGGACTTCCTCCTGGGAACCCGAATTCTATCTCTAAGCCTCGGGGTGGGGGCCTTGCTTTTCCTCTGGGCCCCATCTTCTTTGCCAAGTTCTTGAGGGCAACCTAGACCCTCCTCTGAACCccagaggcttccccagccccGGGGATCGTTTTTCTCTTCTGAACCCCAGAAGCAATCTCGACTTTCCCATTTGAGATTCCAGAGAGGATTCGGCTCTCCCTCTTTCATACCCAGGGGAAACTGAGTCCCTCACCCGCTTCAAGACCCCAGGCCGCTCCTCGCTCCCGCCCCTCGAGGCCCCTCGTCGGCTctgcctcctcccccttctcGACCCCCACCGGCCGTAAGATGATGATGTGGTCCAACTTCTTCCTGCAAGAGGAAAACCGGCGGCGGGGGGCCGCGGGCCGGCGGCGGGCGCACGGGCAGCGCAGGTCGGGGCTGACGCCCGAGCGCGAGGGGAAGGTGAAGCTGGCGCTGCTGCTGGCCGCCGTGGGCGCCACGCTGGCGGTGCTGTCCGTGGGCACCGAGTTCTGGGTGGAGCTCAACACCTACAAGGCCAACGGCAGCTCCGTGTGCGAAGCGGCCCACCTGGGGCTGTGGAAGGTGTGCACCAAGCGGCTGTGGCAGGCGGACGTGCCCGCGGACAGGGACACCTGCGGCCCCGCGGAGCTGCCCGGAGGTGAGCAGCCGCCGCCCCGAGCCCAGGGCTTGCGTCCCAcggacagggagggagaggggccCGTGTCCGAGGAGAAAACCCGCCCCAGGGACGAAAGCCTGAGCCCGGAGGACAGAGCTTGCCTCCCAGTAAGCGCCAGTGCCCACATCGTCCTCTGCTCTCAGAAACtgctgagagagagagggatcCCCCAGATATGGCCTAGGTCCCTCACGGGCCTACCGCCAGAGAACCTGTGCCTTAGAGCTTGCTTTCCTGCTGCAGACTGTACCCCAAGACCAGAATGTGCCTACAGGGAGTCTATGCCCCCAGGCCATCCTGTACCCCCAGACCGGGCTGTGACCTGAGACCCCTCAGACGAGTCTGTACCCCTATTCTGCACCTCTAAAGAGAGTTTGTGCCCCCGCCTACAACCTGTGCCCCAAGACCATCCTGTACCCCGACTATCCTGTACCCCCAGATCAGCCTGTGTCCCCAGCTACAGTTTCCACCCCCAGACTAACATGCACCCCTAGACCAGTCTATACCCCCAGACCAGCCTGCCTCCTTACGCCAGCCTGTGCCCTCAGATCAACCTGCACCTCCACACCAGGCTATGGTCCCAGATCATTCTTTGACCCCCCAAAGCCCCTGCCCCCACACAGCCAATGTTCCTAGGCATCGCTGTGTCCCCCCAGACCAGCCTATAACTCTAGAGAGAGCCTGTGTCCCTAGAAAAACCTTGCCTGTGTCCCCAGACCCAGCCTGTGATTCCAGACACAGCTGGTGTCCTCAGATAGCCCGTGCCCACCCCAGACAGCCTGCACCCTCTGGAAATGCCTGCACCCTGGAGACAGCCTGTGCCCACTCTGCATGTGCCCACAGGCAGCCTGTGCCCATGGAGAGGCAGCCTGGGTTCCTGGTGTCAGCTTCCTCTTCCCAGCCTGGAGACAGCTTGTGCTCCCATCCTGTGAGCCCTGGGGAGACAGACGCCCACCCCAAAGCAGGATCTATGCCTGTTCCCCACCTACTGCTTCCACCAAACcaagctctcaccagacacctCCCAGCACCCGAGGGCAGACCTTGTTCCTTCCCTGCAATGTTCTTCACTTCCTGTCCTCTCGCCTCCAAATGCCCAGACTGGACATTTCAGCGTTTCTCATTTTCTCCGAGAGACATTCCCATACTCCCTCCTTCCCCAAATCATGGCTGTTTTATCCCTGGGCATGGCAGAGAGCTGTCCCATACCTCCCTGACACGACAGGCCATGGCTTGTACTTATACCAGGGGGACATTCTATACCCCTGGGGAACTGGATGAAATCTCATTCTACCTCCACTGACCCATGGAAAATACCTGGCACTCCTCAGAGCCCATTTGGGCTGTCATATATTTGATCACCCATATGAGATCTCCAGCACTCTTCAGTCTCCAAAGAAGGTCCTATCATCCCAGTGTCCCTCAAAGAATATGGCCTAGTTTTCTGGGCTCTGTATGAGATTTCCCTCGTCCCTCACTTCTCCAGATGTGGTATCTTATATGTGTAGAGTGCAAAATAGGATGTCCCAAGCCCTCAATAGGACAATGGGATGCTAGGGCCCCCCTGGCTGTCTGAGCTACTTGGTGTCCAGATGGGCTATccttaatcattttatttctgcAGATGGGCTGTCTCTGGCCCCTCGGGGGTCTCATAAAGGATGATCTCAAACTTTTGCAAAATGGGAGGCCCCAGTAATAAGAATATTAGATGCGTATGTAATGCCTGGTTCTTATCTCAGTGTTTTATGTACATTAACTCATTAATCATCATAGCCAGCCTATGAGTCGTTATTATCACTCCCAttctagagaagagaaaaatgaaaagccaGAAATCTCAGTGGCTCAGTCTATGCACCCAGGCTAGTTAGATGGAATTTGAAGCTCGGTTGCCTCTCTTCTCAACAACTGCATTATATCACATCTCACTGGTCCAGCAAGAGATCCCAAAGGTCCTGGGGCAATGGAGGGGGTGACCCATCCCATCTCACCACATCGCATGGGGTTCCTCATATCCCTTGCTGGCCCCTCCATTGATCAGAAAGGACTTCAGTCTTTCAGCAGGGCCATTAACATTATCTCACAAACTCAACCCCTCAGAGGACATCTCTCAATCTTCATTATCTCGGAGAAATATCTCACACTCACCACTGCCCATCGAAAGGCATCCCTGGCTCCCTTGGCTATAAGTATGGAATGTGGGGGTGACCCTTACCCTGTACTTTTCCAGATGGGATatgtcatattttggggtggtcGAGTTGGGATGTCCTAAACTATTAGTAGCCAAAAGGGGATGCCAGGCACCCCACATTGTCCCAGAAGGGCCGTCACACTTCCCTTGTGGATGTAGACCGTGTTTCCCGCAATGACTGCTTCAAAGAGCACCTGCACCCTTCACTCAGTGATGCGAAGCATCCTTTacctctttttctttgaaatggagttttgctcttgttgccccggctggagtgcaatggcacgatctcggctcactgcaacctccgcctcccaggttcaagcaattctcctgcctccgtctcccaagtagctgggattacaggcttgtgccataacatccggctaatttttgtatttttagtagagacggggtttcaccatgttgatgaggctggtctcgaactcctgacctcgggtgatctgcctgcctcggcctcccaaagtgctgggattacaggcatgagccaccacacgcagcccaGCATCCTTTACCTCTTGCTGCTGCATAAGAACTCACACATCCCACTCCTCCTGGCCGGACATCTCACCCATCtcaccccttctcctcccctcagGGTACTTGGGGAGCGCCCACACCACCTCACCTGACGCAGGGATTGATTTCTTGTCCCTTCATATCCTTGTTCAAATTGAAAAGTTCATTTTTTCACGTTCACGGACTGCCTAGTCCCTCTTCTATGGCCTTTACTCCTGTTATTCTCGACCTCTCTTCtcccttctgtgcctcagtttccccatctgtagaatAAGAGAATAGGTCAGGCTAGGTGAATTCTGAGGGAATTTCTGGGTCTAAAATGCACTTCAGAAAgtgctcccctcccttccttcatttctccttccttctctccctttcttcctttttctgtctttcttaactttaaaatttctctctctctctcttttttttgagatgtagacttgctctgtcacccatgctggattgcagtggtgccatctcggctcactgcaacctctgcttcctgggttcaagcgattctcctgcctcagcctcctgagtagccgggattacaggcgcgtgccaccatgcccagctaatttttgtacttttggtagagatgaggtttcaccatattgaccaggctggtatcgaactcctgaccccaagtgatctgcctgccttggcctcccaatgtgttgggattacaggcatgagccagcacaccctgCCCTGTGCTTTGTTTTATATTACCTTTTCCTCGTTCTTTTCCAGCTCATCTCTTTAATGTGTTTGATATACGCTCACAGATATGTATTTTGACTGGGAAAATATATAGTGTTAGTTTATATGTGTGTTTTACATAAATGAGATCACGCTATTGATTTTGTCTgatctttgggattttttttttttttttttgagatgggatctcactctatcacccaggctggagtgcagtagtacaatcttggctcactgcaacctctgcctcccgggctgaagggatcctcttgcctcagcctcccgagtagctgggattacaggtgtgtgctgccacacccagttgattttttgtatttttggtacagacggggtttcaccatgttggccaggctggtctcaaactcctgagctcaagtgattatcctgcctcggcctcccaaagtgcagggattacaggtgtgagccacctttcCTGGCctcaatttttggatttttaaattaattaatattaatattattattgttttgatcAACACTGTGTTTCTCAAATCTCTCCACCTTGTTTTAGGTTATTCTAATTTATGGCTATATGTACTGGAGAGATTTTCACAAGGACTGTCTGTGTCATTTACTTGTCTGTTCCCCTATTAGATGGACACCTGGCTTGATTCTGACTCCAAGTTACTTATAAAcagtgctgctgtaaacatctgCATAtatattcctgtttttttttttttttctctggagTTATACCCTGCAATGAAATTGTTAAGCCACAGGCTATGAACATTCTTCATTTCATAAAGTACCTCAGAGTGCCTTCCCAAAAGACTAGGAGTACCCATTCATACACGGTGTTTCCTCTTATCTTTTCAAACGCTTGATATGACCCTTTTAATGTTGGCCAATCTAATTGATGGGAAGTGGTGGCTCCCTGCTGATTCCGGCTGCCTCTCTCTGATCCCTGGTGAAGTGGGGCATCTCTCCATGGACTTGCGAGCTACCCAGGCTTCCTCTTTTGTGAATTACtattcataccctttgcccattTGTCAACtgggttctctctctcttcttgctaATCCGCAGGAGCTCTTTGTGTGTTCTAGGTAGGAATCCTTCCTGAGACAGGAATCCTTTCTGAGTCTGTTAGTCTTCTGCTACTTGTATCTTGGTATCCTTTGTTGAATCAAGTGATTATCCATATGTAATCCCACTTGACCCTCAATAAACCCATACGAAGGGGCCAGGAAAGagattattatctcattttaaagaggaagaactagaggcccagagaggctaatGGCGCACTCGGGGCCACAGGTCTGGGGCTCAGAGCCCTGGGTGGGAGTCCCAGCTCCTAGATGGCGGTGTGGTCACAGGTGGCTTTCACATCTCTGGGCatcatttttctcctctgtgtatCAGGGATGCTGATGTCCAAGTTTTAGGCTCCCGTGGGCTGTGTTAACTGTCCAGCCCTGAGCTTATGCAAGGGACCTCACATCATCatgtctgttttctctctcctgctcccacAGAAGCAAACTGCACCTATTTTAAATTCTTCACCACGGAGGAGAATGCACGCATCTTTCAGAGAACCACAAAGAAAGGTGAGAACTTTTCACCCCCTGGTGGGCAACAGGTGGGAGAAATGCTGAGTATGCTGGAGGAGTTCTAGGGAGAATTATCCCCTCCTCTGCTTTACCTCAGGGCGGTTCTTGTGTCTATACTCTGTGTCTGTCCCCTGGGGA
This portion of the Pongo abelii isolate AG06213 chromosome 20, NHGRI_mPonAbe1-v2.0_pri, whole genome shotgun sequence genome encodes:
- the CACNG6 gene encoding voltage-dependent calcium channel gamma-6 subunit, whose amino-acid sequence is MMMWSNFFLQEENRRRGAAGRRRAHGQRRSGLTPEREGKVKLALLLAAVGATLAVLSVGTEFWVELNTYKANGSSVCEAAHLGLWKVCTKRLWQADVPADRDTCGPAELPGEANCTYFKFFTTEENARIFQRTTKKEVNLAAAVIAVLGLAVMALGCLCIIMVLSKGAEFLLRVGAICFGLSGLLLLVSLEVFRHSVRALLQRVSPEPPPAPRLTYEYSWSLGCGVGAGLILLLGAGCFLLLTLPSRPWGSLCPKRGHRAT